One segment of Thermoanaerobaculia bacterium DNA contains the following:
- a CDS encoding ABC transporter permease — MTLPMELAVRYFRRRSSRLVSRVSVLAIAGVALGVTALVIAMGLLSGYRDEIQSKLIGANADVVVFPLTSGGIADPGRLEAKLRRYPRVRAAAPVIYWQGTAASEGDPDGTNAVVKGVDAARERAVAPAGRVLDEGERLFAAGPGGLEGCAVGADLAARLRLKAGDAVVLTVPDASRRNAGFALRRRAFRVAKVFRTNFYEYDSEWVFVSREAARSLARFPAAANVLEVKLDTIDRTPEATARIREILGEGFSVTDWRSLNGSLFSALTVQKITLFLVIGLIVAVSTFNIVATLVMNVQEKKRDIGVLSALGAPPGLASSAFLRLGMLLGGSGVLAGLAAGAAVCAVLTRFRLVRFPPDVAEIYFVSFVPFEVRPRDIAAIAVFSLAVIAAAAWLPARRAARVSIADALRYE; from the coding sequence TTGACGCTCCCGATGGAGCTCGCCGTCCGGTATTTCCGGCGGCGGTCGTCGCGGCTCGTGTCCCGCGTCTCGGTCCTGGCCATCGCCGGAGTCGCCCTCGGCGTGACGGCGCTCGTGATCGCAATGGGGCTCCTCTCGGGGTATCGCGACGAGATCCAGTCGAAGCTGATCGGCGCCAACGCCGACGTCGTCGTCTTCCCGCTGACGTCGGGCGGGATCGCGGACCCCGGCCGGCTCGAAGCGAAGCTCCGCCGATATCCGCGCGTGCGCGCGGCGGCGCCCGTCATCTACTGGCAGGGGACCGCCGCGTCCGAAGGGGATCCGGACGGGACGAACGCCGTCGTCAAGGGAGTCGACGCCGCTCGCGAGCGCGCCGTCGCGCCCGCCGGGCGGGTCCTCGACGAGGGGGAGCGCCTGTTCGCGGCCGGTCCCGGCGGCCTGGAGGGGTGCGCGGTGGGCGCCGATCTCGCGGCGCGGCTGCGGCTGAAGGCCGGGGACGCGGTCGTCCTCACGGTTCCCGACGCGTCGCGCCGCAACGCCGGTTTCGCGCTGCGCCGGCGCGCGTTCCGGGTCGCGAAGGTCTTCCGCACGAACTTCTACGAGTACGACTCCGAGTGGGTGTTCGTCTCCCGGGAGGCGGCGCGTTCGCTCGCGCGATTTCCGGCGGCCGCCAACGTGCTCGAGGTGAAGCTCGACACGATCGACCGGACCCCGGAAGCGACGGCGCGGATCCGCGAGATCCTGGGCGAAGGGTTCAGCGTCACCGACTGGCGGTCCCTCAACGGCAGCCTCTTCTCCGCGCTGACGGTCCAGAAGATCACGCTCTTCCTCGTGATCGGCCTGATCGTCGCGGTCTCGACCTTCAACATCGTGGCCACGCTCGTCATGAACGTGCAGGAGAAGAAACGCGACATCGGCGTGCTGTCGGCGCTCGGAGCGCCGCCGGGGCTCGCCTCGAGCGCGTTTCTCCGGCTCGGGATGCTCCTCGGGGGGAGCGGGGTCCTGGCCGGACTGGCGGCGGGCGCGGCGGTCTGCGCCGTCCTGACGCGGTTCCGCCTCGTGCGCTTCCCGCCCGACGTGGCCGAGATCTACTTCGTCTCCTTCGTCCCGTTCGAGGTGCGCCCGCGGGACATCGCGGCGATCGCCGTCTTTTCGCTCGCGGTCATCGCGGCGGCGGCCTGGCTTCCGGCGCGGCGG